TCCCAACTAATTTGGAGTtacataaatttgcataataaaaaaataaggtatctattaatatatataataaatatttatggaaaTATATAGAACTGTTCAAAAAACTAGTGTTAAAATAACCCTGACATAtctaaacaattttttaaGCCAATCGAAttgaatattaaaaattaaatattaacaatatttatacaCTCGGTTTACATAAATGGCCATCTGTACAACTATATAGTTACACCAAGACCTTCGGTTAATCCTCCGGACTCCCGCCCCACTAGGATTTCTTTATAGCGGGTTTAAGTTGGACAGCGACATAAACGCGGCCAAGTGTTAAGTGGCTGCCGGCAGGAATAAAACCCTAGCCAAGTACGAATTTATACCACACACATAGGCGACTTTCGACGTGGCCTGGGGAATTGTGAGTTGCCAACTTTAGTTGGGTCTGCCCCAATCCCACGGACAACGCCTCGAGGCGAGACGACTGCCTGGCGACAATTTTATTGTGGAGCATTTTGGGTGGCCAAAAGTTCGTGAAAGTTTCTTTTGTGCAGCGGTTGCTTTTGAGGATTACCTGGAAACTCTTGTTGATGGCATCGAACAGAACGGTTATGGAATTGCCCAGAAGAGCGTGACGAGCAATCTGAGGACACACGGAGCAGGCATTCCGGTACAGCTGCGCGGCCAAATAGACGGACCTAAAGCATTATAAAGTAGCGATATTAACGATACATATACTAAAAAGGTGGAAAGTGCAAAGTCAACTCACTTCCGGGAGATCTCTGAGTTTTCATCCATGCCCTTGCTAATCACGTGGTTGGCCAGTATGCCCAAGCCATCCATGCAGAGAAAGGCCAGAAAATCTAAGTTCTGAGCTTTGGGTATGACACGCAAAAGGTTGCCTAGGTTTCTATCCAGTCCTTGGGCACCTCCACCCTTGACCACCAGATTTAGCAGCTTGGGAACTGTACTATCTCTTCTTGCGTGTGCGGGCAAGGCATCCAAACTCTCCAAATACTCGGCAGCGCTGTAAGAAGAGCATGCAACTCAATAAATAGAGATTCCAATCTGAGATTAATGCGAATTTTATACACCCCAATGACATTTTAACGCTTAAGCGGAACTACCCAATTCGAAACACTATAACAATTGATTAGGTTCCATCATTTTACTCACCACTGATTCATCCTCTGCTTAAGTTTTTTCATCTTCTTCTTGTAGCTCCTCGTGTGAGCGGTGTTGCCGCCCACCTCGGAAAGAGAAGAGGATAAGTCGCAATCCTCATTGGTGGTGCTTGTGGCGTTTCCATTCAAGATGTCCTCGGACACGTCCTGATCGCCACGTCCCTCGTCCGCCTGTCTGGTGGGAATAGTCAGCTCCAGAGCTCTTTGCCGGATGTGTTCGATGTTCTCCTCGTGTCGTCGAGCGGATTCCATTTGTTTTTGGAGAATCTTTCGCTGCAGCTCCTCCGTcgtctgttgttgttggactTGCAGGGCTAGAAGTCTCTCCTCTCGATCTCTGGCCTTTTCTCTCGCCAGAGCCTGTCGCTGTTTCTCCTTCTGCTCCTGCATCTTACCAATTCTCTGTTCCTTCTCCAGGCGCGTTTCATTCATCTTCTCGAGCTTGAGCAAACGTTCTTTTTCTAGGGCTTGTCGTCTTCTTTCCACAGCGGCTTCCTTGGCCAGTTTTTCCTCCACCCTTTTTTGCCTTTCCTGCTCTAGGTCTTGCAGTCTACCTTCTGTTTCCTTGGAGGATTCCAGGAGATCCAATCGCTTGTTTTGAGCTTCTATGTTCTTGATGAAATTTATTTCCTTGAGTTTCTTCTCCTCGTCATGGGCTTTCTCAATGATTTGCTTCAGATATTGTTCTCGATTTTCAGCTGCCCTTTGGAGTCGTCCTTGCATTTTCTGACGTTTGTCTTCGATAATTTGATTCTTGGCTGCCTTGACATCCTCCACCCTTGAAAATAGCTGCTGTAACTTAGCTGCCTTTTCCTGCTGTAGCAGATTCCGCTTCTGCTGAGCTCTCGCCTGTTTTGCTTGATATTTTTTCAGAGTTTCCTGTAGGGAACGACGCCTGGACGGCGATGATAACTTCTGATGAAGCTCTTGAGCTCTTCCAGGGTGTCTGGCAACATAAGCCTGCAAGGTGGCCAAAGCCTCAGCTCTTTCGTTCCAAGACATGTCAGAAAGCAACGCTTGGTATCTTAGCTCCAAGCTGGCGTTCTCATCATCGCTCATGGTCACAAAAACAGCCGAATCATCACCGCTGCCCATCTCCAAGCCATCAACTCCGTcgtcctgctcctccagctgaACTTCACAGTCAGTTTCATCTGTTTCCGTATCCACATCGATCTCAGTTTGTTCCAGCTCCCTGATTTGTCGCTCCAGAGATTCCTGAACCTCTCCTAAGATCCTTTCATTACGCTCTTCCTCGTTGTCATCCGTATTTTGCTCTTCGTTCTCATCACAAGCACTCAGGTTGCTAGCATTGGTTTTAAGACTTCCACTTGGGAGCTTGCAGTGGGCAATGCTCTCGTAGAGTTCGCCTATGGTCTTGGAGAACTCGCAGTTGGTTTGTATCTTAATATCGATCTTGCTATGGTCTTCATTGCAGGctgaaaaatacaaattttttaCTAGATCATAATTAGTTTAAAACGTGATTAAGTACTTACATTCCACCACGGTTTCTGCGGAAGAGGAGCTGCTGTTGTGTTGATTGTTGCCCTGCTCCTTTTGTTGTAGTTTTCTCAGCGCATTCTTCTCGCTCCTCATGTACTCCTTGTGCAAGGATGTCATTTTAAGCCCTGTAAGATCAGATTTCTGTCGTTTGATAATGGAATTGCGTCCAACACAAatactgttgctgctgttacGAGTGTTACTTGATGAAGCAATTGGTGCGGGAGCTGTGGTGTCAGACTTTTCCCGCTTCTCTGGTTTCTTCGCTTGATTAGTGTTGCTTTTCTGAACGGGGAATGAATTGACCTTGGCCTTGGCGTTTTTGATTTCTGGTCGTGTTATGGATATTGATGTCTTCGCTTTAGCCTTAGCCACTCCCATTGGAGCTTTAGTTTTAGCCGATATTGTTTTGACGAGGACTTTGCCGTCCTCTTCGTCTTTCTGTTTTTCTTTgtgctcctgctccttttGCTGCTCATTCAACAACGCCAACGTCGGCAAACTGGCATATCCTGTGGGCTGATTGAATCTGTTTGCCCAGTGCATGCTGGTccttcttcggttttttacaGTCAACCATCCATCGTCAGCATCTGCCGGAGGTTGAATCTGTTTTGGTTCGGAATGTTGATTCTCCGCCTTCAAAGTGTTTCTTGAATTTGAAAGTTGTTCATTGCTAGCTTTCAGAGTGGATGTGGAACTAGTTATATCCTCTCTAGAACTTAGTCTGGAACTCATTTTAGTTCTTGTGGCCGTGCCTAAAATGGAACCTGGATTAGTCCTCTTCGGTAAAGTTCTAGCACTTGAATTGGTGTTTCTTCCATTTATTTCCAACATGGTTCGGGAGCGGGCCGACAATCTAGAAGCCACATTGTTGGGTGGACCATAGCACTCGGTTTTGCTGAAGGGCCTGGGATGTCGCTGTAATCCACTTTTTCCAATGGTTTTTATTGGAGGAGGAGCTGTTTTGGTGCTACGTAAACCATTGACTGTAGTCGTTAAATTCGGTTTTACCAGACCCGGTTTGGTTGCTATGGTCTTCTGAGCTGCTACTCCTCCAGGTGGTGGAATCATCTTCTTCGAGGGACGATTTAGCACACTGGAATACTTAAGGGGACTGGTTTGAACATTATTTCCTGATATAGGATTTAAGGGTTGTGGTTTCTTCAAAATTTCCGCCAGTGGTTTAACGACAGTGCTTGGCGGCGTGGGCTCCTTATTTGCCTGCTGATTAAGTAAGGCGTTTTCCATAGACTCCAGAGAAGCCACAGTCATCTGTAGAGCAGTAGCTTCTGGAGCTGCTTCCATTAATTCAGGTTCTTTGCTTAAATTCGCTACGTAAAGAATTTGTTGTTCGAGAGAAGATGGCTCTTGTTTGTTAAAGCTTTCCGCTGTGTCTTCATTGGCTATTGGAATGGTCACTTCTTCTAAAGCCTCATTTTCAATCCTATTTTGAGCTTCTCTTTCCTCCGCCTCTATGCGCATTTTCTCCCTGACATCAGCTAGAGTTAGATATGGGTCATCCAAATCCGTTTGGGAATACTGCGTGCTGCGCAACACGAAATTAGATTTGTCGGCACTTAAATCTAGAGGACCCTCCATGTTATCAGATTGTGATGATCCTTGAGTAGCTCTCTTGCTGGCCGCAAAAAGTTCTCTGACATTCAGTCGCATTGCTCCCTTTGGCACTTGGTCATAGGCACGCAGTAATTTCCTGGGCGAAATCTGTCCATTATCACAGAACGGTGAGGTTTCTCCGGATTGAGTACCCGGAAACAAGGCTGGACTGGATTTTCCCGAGTTGTTGGGGCTGCACAGACTTCTAGTCCGAACTCTGGGAGTGGGATTGCTCTTGCGCACTTCCCAAGCTAGGCTTTGGGGACGCTGTTGTAGTGGTCGAGATTCATAGTCCCACGATACTTTGAACCATTCGCAAAGCGCCTTGAAATCTCGCACATAGTTTTCAAGCACCAGAATAGTCTCTTGGCAACTGGAAATGTTTTCATAGCACTCCACTGTCTGATAAATCTCATTAATAGCTCTCTGTAGATTTCCGAATAGCAAGGCCCAGTATCTGGCCTGCAGCTCCGACTTCTTGTCCCTTCCTGTGGAGGCGCTGCGCACGCGTGGTCCACCACTACTGCCTCCGCCGCATCCCACACTGGCAGAGGACTTCACACGCTGGGAAGTGGGCGATTGACAGTTTTTCGGCGTACCGTTGGGCGACTTCGGTGGCACCATGGGTGGCTTTCGATAGCCTACAAAAGATTTAAGTTATTAATGggaatttcaaataaaatatagaaTTTGCCAAAAGTCGAACACTCGGTAATCATAGTTTTATAAGGTTATGACATGTGGAATACCTACATTAACcatttttaaacaaatcaaaGCTACCAATTTATACAACTTATGTacgttatatatattttaagcaATTTGTAGACAATATACAACACCTAAAATGTATCTAAGGTAGTTGCCACTATCATGTAATGACTAAGCATTTTACATGAGTCTCTTCCTAAAAGTAATTTTATAACTAAGAGAAAAACTCCTCAAGTACCGGGTATTCAATAGCAACAGTTGATGGTTCTTACAGTCACCGTTTAAAAGAACGCCTCCGCTTCCAACAGCTGGTCCATCGCCACCTGATCCTCCTCCAACGTCGCCGCCCACGGATCCGAATCCACTGGTAGCACCACTAGTTGTCTCATCGCAAAACTGGTAGACGAGCAGATTTTTCGCCTCTCTGCCCTCGCGACTCAAGACCTCACGCATTTCCATTGTtggaaagaaaacaaaaaaaaaaagaccgAAAagcttgttgtttttgctatTGCTGCGCAGCTTCTGCCGGCGTCTCTGCCGCGTCGCTGCCCACGCAGCTGTTGCAGCTGTTCACGCAACTTTTGGTTTTGTCCTTTGTAGCAATCGGAATCCTGATGAACTGTCCAACGTTAAGGATACTCCGCGGAAAACACTCGCTTCCACTTCGATTTTAATTgattatttcgtttttttgttgctcctATTTCAGACGTCGCTTCTTTGTTGTTTTCACCGCAGAATTTTGCAACGCCAGTGGAATTGGTAGCATTTTCCAAAGGCGTAACGAGCCTAAAGATACTGTGATGGGGTCAATCAAAGCCTGAAAGATTCCCCTTCACTCTTCCAGTTGCCTGCTGCTTGTCTTGTGTTGGTTAGAGAGAAATTAGAAGTTATGATTTTTGCCAAACTCAGCCGAGCAGAGCCAGCTGATTTAAGCGCTGGGCTGCAATTGTGCAATATCTGTCATTGGGATATCGGTAGAAGTTAAGCTATCGATAAGAGCGCGCACTCAATCgatattaaaagtaaattcaatcGTAAGAGCAATTTTTTGAGTATTCAACAAAATAAACTGAAAAAATACCAAACACAATTATTTCGCATTAAAGCTTACAAAAATTGTCCATAagttaatttataatttatcgaaacaaaaaaaagaaaagtaaaaCAGCAAAAGAGAAGAACAGAACGCCAAATTGAAGTTGTAGGATTACAAAATGCCCTTTAAAATTGGCGCTTAACCGGGAAGCTCCAAGCGAAAGCTCACCGCGTGCGAGCGGGACAACCCGAGCTCCGGCAGAGCGGGACAGCTAGAGGGCGAGAATAATCGCGGCGAGTCGATGAACCGGTCTATCGGCGCTGTGCGCCTGTTACAATTCCGGTCTAAATCTAAATGATGCTGCTCACTGCTCTAGTTGTTCGAATCGGAAGCGCCGGCGGAGCGAAAAAGACGCAAGCAAAGAACCCGAGCCCGGAGTCGGTACTAGCTCCGCCCCAAACTCAACTTTTGAGCAGCaagtacatatatgtttttgttttccaagTATGTCCTACCTACCGCCAGATATTAAAAACAAGTTATTTCCCAGTCGGAAAGTATCATCTTCATGCGAGTATCGCACTCGTCAATTGAAGCGAGTGCAACGTAACCAACACTAATTTTGGAATTAAGGCATAGAACGGGAGAACGAAGTCGAAAAAGACACCGTCGTCACTTGAGCCACACAATTTCGATTCATGGACTCTAACGAACAGGCGGCCAGACTCCGCAGTCAGCAACCCATGAGATTTATCGCGTTGCCAGTCACTCGACCTCCGATTTCGTTCCGTTTCAACTGAGTGTGAATTTCTCAGGCCCACGTACGGCGTGtgtttgtctgtctgtctgtcagTCAGTCTGTTTGTCTGcgtgcttgtttgtttgtttgttgcctCGCCATGGAGTCGCTTTGAGAGGGTGtactatgtatgtatgaacgTGTGAGGGTGGAGTGGTGGTTTTGGGGAAATCATTCCGCGAATTGAGTGGTGGATAGAGTTAGACTCGGCATTTCCGGAGCAGAATACATATTTGAGTTCTCTCTGCGGTTTCCCCTTCTACTTCTTATGCCCGGTGTCTAATTTTGGTTTGGGAAATCATAAGTCGAGTTTAAACCATTTCAGATTTCCAACATAATTGAGCCACACCTATTAAGCCTTGATTTTAGCAAccatcaaataaaaataaaattctcattaaattttgtttacttgTTCTAAGTatcaaacaaaataaacgaCGCACATTTTGCACCATTAaaattatgtatattttatttttagttgtGTAACAAATTACCCTGGCCAAATTGGGAATAGGCTAGCATTATTGTTGATCGATCCTCCGCCTACAAAGTCTGTCTTGAATTATCTCTTTGGTAGGCGAGTGTATCAataagttaagttaagttaaATTATAAGTAATACGGGGAGACAGAACAGGGCACGTAAACAGAACAATTGAAGAATTGGAAAAATGGCTTTAATCTGATTCGCGACAATTTTGGTTTTCATGGCTCTACAAATTTTGACGGTAATCGATTTCCTTTATGTCAACATTTCTAAAACCGCAGAGGCGCAGCGTGGTACAACAAATAATAGGAAATATATAATAAGTTACTCTCACCAAAGGTTCCACTCCACCGATGCTTACTGTTGTCGCTCAAAGCTGTGGGATCTTATAAAGACGtacatcataaaaaacaagagagaccGCTATAGttgagttccccgactatccgATACCCGTTACATAGCTAGTCCGAATGGGACCGagatattaaaattttttaggAATATCGGTAGAATTGGGAAAGAAGTTAATTTTAATTCTCTAAGGTGTGGATGGGATATATTGGGCTATTGTTAGGGGTCAGAGCGGGCGTGGTTCGCCATATCGATAGAACCACAACTGATttaatccaaaaaaaaattcaaaaatgtggCCGTAGCAAAAAGTTTTCTTTCAAATTGATAGAAACTCACACgactaataataatatgaaaaaatatcaaaacatttttcaaaatgttCAACATTTTCAAGGAATATCAGTAGAAATTGGGGAAAAAGTTAATTTTAATGCTCTAAGGTGTGGACAGGATATATTTGGTGGGATGTTTTCAGGGGTCAGAGTGGACGCGCACAAAATGTTTTCGCCATATCTATCGAAATTGGCAAAACAACtgaaaaaattatttaatttaattaaaaaattaaatcactTCTCAAAAGTTGCCCTGTCAAATTTTTTTGGGAAAACCAAATCTTCTGTCTCTATTCTTAATCTAAAGCTTCTAGCTtatatagttcctgagatctcgacgttcatacggacgaaTTACACAGCTGAGGAGGTGCCGTAGAGTTcaatcaaagacactagaataacaagatgcgtaacggccatacaaatttttggcacgcgattttttggccgtggctctagaggtggctccaggttattctagtgtctttggttcaATTGTGTCTAAAAAGTTGGCATGTTTACACTTAACCAATTTATGAACTGCCTGCATCCAACATCCATTCTTCTCCAATCATGACCGAACCTAATTTCAAAACTTCCTGATTTTCCCACTCAAAATTAGATATCCACATTCCCAATCTAGCAAATTTTCTGAGGTAACTCTGAGCTCAAATTTTAGAGCAGGACGCAACATACGTCAACGGCTTGCCTGGAAACATGAAAAAATCCTTGAACATATCGACGGACCAGGAGTGCAGTAGCCCGAGCATATGGCTGCATGTCTGGCAAAGTGTGGCACAAATAACTGGAATAACTGCTGCCAAGTCAATGCCACATTATCGGAAACCGAAGTTGCTGAAACGAGCAGGGGACTGCGGGGGACGATGATGAGTGGAGACACGACAACGGTGGAGCTACCATTAGAAGAGGCCTTGTACAAGGACGTGGGGCAGGGGCCGGAGATTGAGGGGGAGCCGAATGAGGAGGAAGTGGCTTCAGTTGTCTCGCAATTGCTTAGGCATTCCTGCAGCTTACCAAGGCCGCATTTTGTGTGGCACAGTGGGTATAAGATGTAACCGAACCATGATCAAATTTTAACATGTGGCTTATTTCTAAACTTCTTCACAGTAGGTTTTTCCTCCTATGACTTTTATTctaattcaaaatttaaagcGTTTGGTTTTTTAAATCCTGTTCCTCACCTTCTCTCCGTGTCCCTGCACTCCCGACCATGGCAATAGTACCAATTTCCAACATCCACTCTATACGAGCGAATCCTCTCCAGGGTCTAGAATTCTTATACGTTCCACTGCATTATAGTGTACACTTGACCACGACTTTGATTTCGGCCATCGGGAACTTCTTGTACCGCCTGTGGTCGCCGCCCTTGAGGAGAAGTTGTTGATCCCAATTTACAATTTCTTTAGATGATATGCTATTTGGATCTCTTTTGTAGATGCTATGTAGTTTTCTATGTTATTTCTAAACCGCTCCACAGTGCCACAGATTCAGAAGCCTCAGCAAAGGAGAGGTTAAAGAAGCCAGACTTGGACACCAAATGGAATGCGAAGCTGCGGAGGGACGCGATTCGAGCGAGGCAGATGAAGAAGATGTTAGCCCAAGCGGATGCAGAAGTAAAGTACGAAGAGGACAAGGGTCCATGACCAGGACCAGTCTGGACTTGGGGCACTGCCATGGATCGGGAGGAGGTCGAGGAGCAGCAGGGCGATGGGAATTCGAGAAGGGGCAGCatcatcagcaacagcagcataaACAAAACGACCATCAGAGCCGCAGGAACGGAAGAACCATACACTGAACGAAATCAAACCAAAGTAAGGAAGGATAATACTCCAGATTAGTTTTACATTTTGGACAATTAATAGTATGCtgtaagaaaataaataatataaataaatgtgtatataaatttcaatgttGCAAAAGGTGTGGatcaaaatattaaacttgttatttacatatattttttaatctattaaataataaatcgTTTTCAGGATTAAAGGGGTATTATTTTTCAGTGCATCGACCCTGGGAGCAGACTCATgcaacagaaaaaaaaaacacggaAAAAAGAGGCAGAGTGTGTATGTGAGCGATTCTCCGGCTGTCTCTTGTTGAAATTCTGCCCAtcctcttcctcttcttcaTGGGAAAATTCAGGCCGTGGGAATACATGTGAAATTTCGATGGTGTCCGGGAACAGGCGAGCAGCAGCGCTGGAAAGCGGTTAGAGCACAGTGCCCCTTCCCGCTGCCACTTCCCGAATCCCATTCCCACtaccattcccattcccattcccatgcTGTGTTCCCCATGCCGTTCCAAGCAAGAAGTAATTCTAAGCGCGAGCGAGAGGGCCAGATACCAGAGTGCTGGGTGTTGCATCGCATGGCGAAGGGCTCGCAAGGAGCACGCGAGTGCGAGCGGGACGACTGCTGCCGGCCCTTTGTGCAACATTTTGTGGCCTCTGCCCTAGCACAGATTTTAACGGAACAACTTCGAGCAGGCGAACAGCTATTGAAGCGCAGCGATCTCATACATGCAGCATGTTGCAAGTTATATGTGGCATCATCGAGTTCTCGTCCCCCATCCAAAAAACGATTAAAAACTCCGATTTTTCAGCTAACAAAGGGCCAAGGTTATTCCCCGAGGCCATCATTAGGGTAGAAGGTTTCGTTTCGATTAGAAATCGCAGCAGGCGCGCAGCAAAGTGCAGCAGGTAAGTGAAGCCGTCGCAACATTCGGTCGGGCTCCCACTCCACATCACCATTACCATTACCGTATGCCCGTTCCCCATTCCTTGGGCCATCGTTCCTCGGAATGGCTAAAATTATCTCGCCATCAATGGGCGGGTAATACCCTTCCATTTAAGCAGGTCCCAAATTTTGAAATCATTACATTCCTAATTTGTCTCGATCTTTGTAAGTTAAAAGATTTAGAAAgttatatcttatatatacTTACTATTGCAAAAGAC
This genomic stretch from Drosophila mauritiana strain mau12 chromosome 2L, ASM438214v1, whole genome shotgun sequence harbors:
- the LOC117141857 gene encoding uncharacterized protein LOC117141857 encodes the protein MECEAAEGRDSSEADEEDVSPSGCRSKVRRGQGSMTRTSLDLGHCHGSGGGRGAAGRWEFEKGQHHQQQQHKQNDHQSRRNGRTIH
- the LOC117150270 gene encoding S phase cyclin A-associated protein in the endoplasmic reticulum; protein product: MEMREVLSREGREAKNLLVYQFCDETTSGATSGFGSVGGDVGGGSGGDGPAVGSGGVLLNGDCYRKPPMVPPKSPNGTPKNCQSPTSQRVKSSASVGCGGGSSGGPRVRSASTGRDKKSELQARYWALLFGNLQRAINEIYQTVECYENISSCQETILVLENYVRDFKALCEWFKVSWDYESRPLQQRPQSLAWEVRKSNPTPRVRTRSLCSPNNSGKSSPALFPGTQSGETSPFCDNGQISPRKLLRAYDQVPKGAMRLNVRELFAASKRATQGSSQSDNMEGPLDLSADKSNFVLRSTQYSQTDLDDPYLTLADVREKMRIEAEEREAQNRIENEALEEVTIPIANEDTAESFNKQEPSSLEQQILYVANLSKEPELMEAAPEATALQMTVASLESMENALLNQQANKEPTPPSTVVKPLAEILKKPQPLNPISGNNVQTSPLKYSSVLNRPSKKMIPPPGGVAAQKTIATKPGLVKPNLTTTVNGLRSTKTAPPPIKTIGKSGLQRHPRPFSKTECYGPPNNVASRLSARSRTMLEINGRNTNSSARTLPKRTNPGSILGTATRTKMSSRLSSREDITSSTSTLKASNEQLSNSRNTLKAENQHSEPKQIQPPADADDGWLTVKNRRRTSMHWANRFNQPTGYASLPTLALLNEQQKEQEHKEKQKDEEDGKVLVKTISAKTKAPMGVAKAKAKTSISITRPEIKNAKAKVNSFPVQKSNTNQAKKPEKREKSDTTAPAPIASSSNTRNSSNSICVGRNSIIKRQKSDLTGLKMTSLHKEYMRSEKNALRKLQQKEQGNNQHNSSSSSAETVVESCNEDHSKIDIKIQTNCEFSKTIGELYESIAHCKLPSGSLKTNASNLSACDENEEQNTDDNEEERNERILGEVQESLERQIRELEQTEIDVDTETDETDCEVQLEEQDDGVDGLEMGSGDDSAVFVTMSDDENASLELRYQALLSDMSWNERAEALATLQAYVARHPGRAQELHQKLSSPSRRRSLQETLKKYQAKQARAQQKRNLLQQEKAAKLQQLFSRVEDVKAAKNQIIEDKRQKMQGRLQRAAENREQYLKQIIEKAHDEEKKLKEINFIKNIEAQNKRLDLLESSKETEGRLQDLEQERQKRVEEKLAKEAAVERRRQALEKERLLKLEKMNETRLEKEQRIGKMQEQKEKQRQALAREKARDREERLLALQVQQQQTTEELQRKILQKQMESARRHEENIEHIRQRALELTIPTRQADEGRGDQDVSEDILNGNATSTTNEDCDLSSSLSEVGGNTAHTRSYKKKMKKLKQRMNQCAAEYLESLDALPAHARRDSTVPKLLNLVVKGGGAQGLDRNLGNLLRVIPKAQNLDFLAFLCMDGLGILANHVISKGMDENSEISRKSVYLAAQLYRNACSVCPQIARHALLGNSITVLFDAINKSFQLPEEKSPQHPVELSTELMLACTEALSSSYVKKNTHPKVPERLPDMINYAVITGLIEILSRRIQKVRESIEGNKSVMLGLLTTLGFLSRFIDACQPGPADPTRLLSAAKSTELFGTVSMLYGCVMPMGECIPPRTTALAASTFHLYVSLASLDVNTFQEALTVEGPLSLKLLDVMTLILNCSLVNEQWSTNNESCPMLIDLVASLAFFCVNNRRHQDLLISEQYAVIFKCLAKLPSQFNPVIYPFLVTASFNNPPAREFLSKDFDLTFIDEYSKSDMAQRNVVIKMINSRTKDKISAGNKKNA
- the LOC117141865 gene encoding uncharacterized protein LOC117141865; translated protein: MAIVPISNIHSIRANPLQGLEFLYVPLHYSVHLTTTLISAIGNFLYRLWSPPLRRSC